One window from the genome of Saccharomyces mikatae IFO 1815 strain IFO1815 genome assembly, chromosome: 4 encodes:
- the HDA2 gene encoding Hda2p (similar to Saccharomyces cerevisiae HDA2 (YDR295C); ancestral locus Anc_5.311): MSRKSTKKLKVYYLPVTLTQFQKDLSEILISLHAASFRASIVDEPQANSLERPDCTPANHEAHSYPKLSQRQLTYIFDSNIRAIANHPSLLVDHYMPRQLLRMEPTESSIAGSHKFQVLNQLINSICFRDRGDKPNEVIKCAIIAHSIKELDLLEGLVLGKKFRIKRLSGTSLYNEKHKFPNLTTVDAAITKDGTPNSLSSTSSNSNATSYTGYSKDDYDYSVKRNLKKRKVNTDDWLFLATTKHLRHDQYLLANYEIDLIISFDPMLETALPALQLLKNNTSKSIPVIKLLVQNSPDHYLLDSEIKNSNISSACIHNIDRVDNSQEYDEIKSSLLYFLHARNVQVDNCDIDYAKLVKCCLEGKDCNDFLPALDLITLDENFKDSKDSELWKPQLTKLQYSSTIIPLWDSPLDIKSYQTELMHRAVIRLRDIQGEYTKGTAPLNEKRLKENQRQNKLDDIKNSVGLTFKKKQELEKSINDSEKRYRHAMAESTKLDNKINVLLQNKSELENFTKLSAHSTSSEYHLGEDSAIKAKLNEYADKNKILSDKLKELVETNAEKSKHNDELRLKYQVESSRAAESAQTVKNMQESMKSLENKVSGPLTKFSTESLKKELECLQNDFHSLKVRNKFLKNYINLMNRQYDLKNKNNTQVDKTSTSGTRFRSTRSNTPNYT, encoded by the coding sequence ATGAGTAGGAAAAGTACTAAAAAGCTAAAAGTTTATTACTTACCTGTAACGTTAACacaatttcaaaaggaTTTATCAGAAATTTTAATATCTCTGCATGCTGCCTCATTTAGAGCAAGTATAGTAGATGAACCGCAGGCAAATTCCTTGGAGAGACCTGATTGTACACCTGCTAATCATGAAGCACATTCATATCCAAAATTATCTCAGAGACAATTGACCTACATCTTTGATTCGAATATAAGGGCCATTGCCAATCATCCTTCCCTTCTAGTGGACCACTACATGCCTCGGCAGCTTTTGAGGATGGAACCCACAGAAAGCTCGATCGCTGGCAGCCACAAGTTTCAAGTCCTCAATCAATTAATTAATTCGATATGCTTCAGAGACAGAGGAGACAAACCAAATGAAGTTATAAAATGTGCCATCATTGCACACAGCATAAAGGAATTGGATTTATTAGAAGGTCTGGTATTGGGGAAAAAGTTTAGAATCAAGAGACTTTCCGGTACATCTCTTTATAACGAAAAGCACAAATTCCCCAATTTAACTACGGTCGATGCCGCAATAACCAAAGATGGAACACCAAACTCTTTGAGCAGTACTAGCTCCAATTCTAATGCGACTTCGTATACAGGCTATTCTAAGGATGACTATGATTACTCGGTGAAGAGAAAcctaaagaaaagaaaagttaatACCGATGATTGGCTGTTTTTGGCAACTACGAAACATCTCAGACATGATCAATATCTATTGGCCAACTATGAAATAGATTTGATAATCAGTTTTGACCCAATGTTGGAAACTGCATTGCCCGCTTTGCaactattgaaaaataacacTAGTAAAAGTATTCCAGTAATCAAGCTATTAGTTCAAAATTCTCCAGACCACTACCTGTTAGATTCGGAAATCAAGAATTCAAATATTAGTTCAGCCTGTATTCACAATATTGATCGTGTCGACAACAGCCAAGAATATGACGAGATCAAATCCtctttattatattttttgcatGCAAGGAATGTTCAAGTAGATAACTGCGACATTGATTATGCTAAATTGGTAAAATGTTGTTTAGAGGGAAAAGATTGCAATGACTTCTTACCTGCTCTAGATTTGATCACATtagatgaaaattttaaagattCGAAGGATTCTGAATTATGGAAACCTCAATTGACCAAGTTGCAATATTCCTCTACAATTATACCTCTATGGGATAGTCCGTTGGATATCAAAAGTTATCAGACAGAATTAATGCATAGAGCCGTCATACGATTGAGAGATATACAAGGTGAATATACAAAAGGCACTGCTCCACTGAATGAGAAACgattgaaagaaaatcaacgACAAAACAAATTGGATGATATAAAAAACTCTGTCGGCCTTACcttcaagaagaaacagGAACTGGAAAAGTCTATCAATGATTCGGAGAAAAGGTATAGACATGCCATGGCAGAATCTACTAAGCtagataataaaataaatgtCTTACTCCAAAATAAGTCAGAGTTAGAAAACTTCACTAAATTATCTGCTCATAGTACCTCATCGGAATATCATTTGGGAGAAGACTCTGCAATAAAAGCCAAACTGAACGAATACGCggataaaaacaaaattcttTCTGACAAGCTGAAAGAACTAGTAGAAACAAATgcagaaaaatcaaagcaTAATGACGAACTGCGTTTGAAGTATCAAGTAGAATCTTCAAGAGCTGCAGAATCAGCTCAAACCGTGAAGAATATGCAGGAATCAATGAAATctttagaaaataaagtgAGTGGTCCATTGACTAAATTTTCTACAGAAAGTTTAAAGAAGGAATTGGAATGCTTACAAAACGATTTTCATTCGCTTAAagtaagaaacaaatttttgaagaattacaTAAATTTAATGAACCGACAGTACGacttgaaaaacaaaaataacacTCAGGTCGATAAAACTTCCACATCTGGTACAAGGTTCAGGTCAACAAGGTCAAACACCCCCAATTATACATGA
- the ATP5 gene encoding F1F0 ATP synthase subunit 5 (similar to Saccharomyces cerevisiae ATP5 (YDR298C); ancestral locus Anc_5.315), giving the protein MINRVFTRSFASSLRAAASKAAVPPPVRLFGVEGTYATALYQAAAKNSSIDAAFQSLQKVESTVKKNPKLGHLLQNPALSLNDRNSVIDAIVETNKNLDGYVVNLLKVLSENNRLGCFEKISSDFGILNDAHNGLLKGTVTSAEPLDPKSFKRIEKALSASKLVGQGKSLKLENVVKPGIKGGLILELGDKTVDLSISTKIQKLNKILEDSI; this is encoded by the coding sequence ATGATTAATAGAGTGTTTACCAGATCATTTGCATCAAGTTTAAGAGCTGCTGCTTCTAAAGCTGCTGTTCCTCCACCAGTGAGACTTTTTGGCGTTGAAGGTACTTACGCCACGGCTTTATACCAGGCCGCAGCGAAGAACTCCTCTATCGATGCTGCCTTCCAATCATTGCAAAAAGTTGAAAGCACAGTCAAGAAGAATCCAAAATTGGGCCACTTATTGCAAAATCCTGCACTGTCATTGAATGATAGGAATTCTGTCATCGATGCGATTGTGGAAACTAATAAGAATTTGGATGGTTACGTCGTTAATTTGTTAAAGGTTCTTTCTGAAAATAACAGACTGGGctgttttgaaaagatttcatCCGACTTCGGCATTCTGAACGATGCACACAACGGGTTACTCAAAGGTACTGTGACCAGTGCCGAACCATTAGATCCCAAGTCTTTCAAGAGAATTGAGAAGGCTTTGAGCGCATCTAAATTGGTAGGACAAGGTAAATCCTTGAAGCTGGAAAACGTGGTTAAGCCAGGAATTAAAGGTGGTTTGATTTTAGAGCTTGGCGACAAGACTGTTGACTTAAGTATCTCTACAAAGATTCAGAAATTGAATAAGATCTTAGAGGACAGTATTTAA
- the DPL1 gene encoding sphinganine-1-phosphate aldolase DPL1 (similar to Saccharomyces cerevisiae DPL1 (YDR294C); ancestral locus Anc_5.310): MSGASNKTLSISGWYGMPFYLLREDCDFSQFMILIIGESRKGIYDYFRNTPWYNMLKDYLFVIFCYKILSNFLYLLKVYGPMKLTVRTYEHTSRKLFRWLLNSPFLKGTVEKEVSKVKKSIEDELIRSDSQLMNFPRLPSNGIPQNDVIEELNKLNDLIPHTQWKEGKVSGAVYHGGDDLIHLQTIAYEKYCVANQLHPDVFPAVRKMESEVVSMVLKMFNAPSDTGCGTTTSGGTESLLLACLSAKMYALHHRGITEPEIIAPVTAHAGFDKAAYYFGMKLRHVDLDSTTYQVDLKKVKKFINKNTVLLVGSAPNFPHGIADDIEGLGEIAQKYNLPLHVDSCLGSFIVSFMEKAGYKNLPFLDFRVPGVTSISCDTHKYGFAPKGSSVIMYRNSDLRMHQYYVNPAWTGGLYGSPTLAGSRPGAIVVGCWATMVNMGENGYIESCQEIVGAAMKFKSFIMENIPDLEIIGDPKYSVVSFSSKTLNIHELSDRLAKKGWHFNALQKPTALHMAFTRLSANVVDDICNILRTTVQESRSESNTKPSPDGTSALYGVAGSVKTAGVADKLIVGFLDSLYKLGPGEETDTE; encoded by the coding sequence ATGAGTGGAGCATCAAATAAAACGTTATCAATCAGTGGCTGGTACGGCATGCCATTCTATTTACTGAGAGAAGACTGCGATTTTTCCCAGTTTATGATTTTAATCATCGGCGAATCAAGAAAGGGCATTTACGATTACTTTAGAAATACCCCATGGTACAATATGTTGAAGGACTATCtgttcgtcatcttctGCTACAAGATTTTAAGTAATTTCCTTTACCTCTTGAAGGTTTATGGGCCGATGAAGTTAACAGTGAGAACATACGAACATACTTCCAGAAAATTATTCCGCTGGTTGTTAAATTCACCATTTTTAAAAGGAACGGTAGAAAAGGAAGTTTCAAAAGTCAAAAAATCGATCGAAGACGAACTAATTAGATCCGACTCGCAACTAATGAATTTCCCGCGGCTGCCATCCAATGGGATACCCCAGAATGATGTTATTGAAGAACTAAACAAGTTGAATGACTTGATACCACATACTCAGTGGAAAGAAGGCAAGGTATCTGGGGCGGTTTATCATGGTGGTGATGATTTGATCCATTTGCAAACAATTGCATACGAAAAATATTGTGTTGCCAATCAATTACACCCTGATGTCTTTCCTGCGGTGCGTAAAATGGAATCCGAAGTGGTTTCCATggttttgaaaatgttcaATGCTCCTTCTGATACAGGCTGTGGTACCACAACTTCAGGCGGCACGGAATCTTTGCTTCTAGCATGCCTAAGCGCCAAAATGTACGCTCTTCATCACCGTGGAATCACGGAACCAGAAATTATTGCTCCCGTAACCGCACATGCTGGGTTTGACAAGGCTGCATATTACTTTGGTATGAAGCTACGCCATGTGGATTTAGATTCAACGACGTATCAAGTGGACctgaaaaaagtaaaaaaattcatcaataagAACACAGTTTTATTGGTTGGCTCCGCTCCAAACTTTCCCCACGGCATTGCCGATGACATTGAAGGGTTGGGAGAAATAGCACAAAAATATAATCTTCCTTTACACGTCGATAGTTGCCTAGGTTCCTTTATAGTTTCATTTATGGAAAAGGCTGGCTACAAGAATCTACCATTTCTCGATTTTAGAGTCCCAGGCGTCACTTCGATATCGTGTGATACTCACAAGTATGGGTTTGCaccaaaaggttcttcGGTTATTATGTACAGAAACAGTGACCTAAGAATGCATCAATACTACGTGAATCCTGCATGGACAGGCGGATTATATGGCTCCCCCACACTAGCCGGATCGAGACCAGGTGCCATTGTCGTAGGTTGTTGGGCCACTATGGTCAACATGGGTGAAAATGGATATATCGAATCGTGCCAAGAGATAGTCGGTGCTGCAATGAAGTTCAAGAGTTTCATCATGGAAAATATTCCAGACCTGGAAATCATAGGTGACCCTAAATATTCAgttgtttccttttcttctaagACCTTGAACATACATGAACTATCTGACAGACTCGCCAAGAAAGGCTGGCATTTCAATGCTTTACAAAAACCAACTGCACTACATATGGCCTTTACAAGGTTGAGTGCTAATGTCGTGGACGACATCTGTAATATTCTACGCACTACTGTGCAGGAGTCAAGAAGCGAATCAAACACTAAGCCATCCCCGGATGGAACTAGCGCTCTTTACGGTGTTGCCGGAAGTGTGAAAACTGCTGGTGTTGCCGACAAACTGATTGTGGGATTCCTAGACTCATTATACAAGTTGGGTCCAGGGGAAGAAACGGATACCGAGTAG
- the SSD1 gene encoding mRNA-binding translational repressor SSD1 (similar to Saccharomyces cerevisiae SSD1 (YDR293C); ancestral locus Anc_5.307) yields MSKNSNMNNSRSQEPNNMFVQTTGGGKNAPKQIHVAHRRSQSELTNLMIEQFTLQKQLEQVQAQHQQLMAQHQQLAQQTGQYLSGNPGAGSHFTPQPPHPHYNSNGNSPNMSAGGSRSRTHSRNNSGYYHNSYDNNNNSGNNNTGSNSHRKTSSQSSIYGHSRRHSLGLNEAKKAAAEEQAKRISGGEAGVTVKIDSVQTDNNPNSTREQSDFKFPPPPNTHQGHRRATSNLSPPSFKFPPNSHGDNDDEFIATSSTHRRSKTRNNEYSPGINSNWRNQSQQPQQQLSPFRHRGSSSRDYNSFNTLEPPAIFQQGHKHRASNSSVHSFSSQGNNNGGGRKSLFAPYLPQANIPELIQEGRLVAGILRVNKKNRSDAWVSTDGALDADIYICGSKDRNRALEGDLVAVELLVVDDVWESKKEKEEKKRRKDASMQHDLISLNSSDDYHNDASVTAATSNNFLSSLSPSDSANKDDSSVRRNRSSTINDSDSLSSPTKTGVKRRSSLKQRPTQKKNDDVEVEGQSLLLVEEEEINDKYKPLYAGHVVAVLDRIPGQLFSGTLGLLRPSQQANSDNNKPPQSPKIAWFKPTDKKVPLIAIPTELAPKDFVENAEKYSEKLFVASIKRWPITSLHPFGILVSELGDIHDPNTEIDSILRDNNFLSNEYLDQKNPQREKPSFQPLPITAESLECRRNFTDVNEYNIFAISELGWISEFALHVRDNGNGTLELGCHVVDVTGHIEEGSSVDKRARKRSSAVFMPQKLVNLLPQSFNDELSLAPGKESATISVVYTLDSSTLRIKSTWVGESKISPSNILSLEQLDEQLSTESPGSYLSTVQEIARSFYARRINDPEAKLLPTLSLLESLDDEKVKVDLNILDRTLGFVIINEIKKKVNSTVAEKIYTKLGDLALLRRQMQPIATKMASFRKKTQNFGYNFDTNTADELMKAVLQIEDDDVRVGIEILLFKTMPRARYFISGKVDPDQYGHYALNLPIYTHFTAPMRRYADHVVHRQLKSIIHDVPYTEDMEALKITSEYCNFKKDCAYQAQEQAIHLLLCKTINDMGNTTGQLLTMATVLQVYESSFDVFIPEFGIEKRVHGDQLPLIKAEFDGTNRVLELYWQPGVDSATFIPADEKNPKSYRNSIKNKFRSTAAEIANIELDKEAEAEPLISDPLSKELSDLHLTVPSLRLPSVSDNKQNALDKFSSTTETRIENDNYIQEIHELQKIPILLRAEVGMALPCLTVRALNPFMRGV; encoded by the coding sequence ATGTCTAAAAATAGCAACATGAATAACAGTAGGTCTCAAGAACCGAATAACATGTTTGTACAAACTACAGGAGGCGGTAAGAACGCTCCAAAACAAATACATGTCGCACATAGACGTTCCCAAAGTGAATTGacaaatttgatgattgAACAATTCACTTTGCAAAAGCAACTGGAACAAGTCCAAGCGCAACACCAGCAATTAATGGCACAACACCAACAGTTGGCACAACAGACAGGTCAGTATTTATCAGGGAATCCTGGTGCAGGCAGCCATTTTACTCCTCAACCTCCTCATCCCCATTACAACTCGAACGGTAATTCGCCCAATATGAGTGCTGGCGGCAGCAGAAGTAGAACTCATTCTAGGAACAACTCTGGATATTATCACAACTCTTATgataacaacaataatagtgGTAACAACAATACTGGGTCCAACTCCCATAGAAAAACAAGTTCACAATCTAGTATTTACGGTCATTCGAGAAGACATTCATTAGGCCTAAATGAAGCCAAAAAGGCTGCTGCTGAAGAACAGGCGAAAAGAATATCTGGGGGTGAGGCCGGGGTAACTGTGAAGATAGATTCCGTTCAGACAGATAATAACCCAAATTCCACAAGGGAGCAGTCTGACTTCAAATTCCCCCCACCGCCAAATACACATCAGGGCCATCGTCGCGCAACTTCAAACCTATCACCACCCTCCTTCAAATTTCCTCCAAACTCTCACggtgataatgatgatgaattcaTAGCTACTTCTTCGACGCACCGCCGTTCGAAGACGAGGAATAATGAGTATTCACCGGGCATCAATTCTAATTGGAGAAATCAATCGCAGCAACCTCAACAGCAACTCTCTCCTTTCCGTCACAGAGGTTCTAGTTCAAGGGATtataattctttcaatacTTTGGAACCTCCGGCAATATTCCAGCAAGGGCACAAGCATCGTGCTTCTAATTCATCAGTTCATAGTTTTAGTTCTCAGGGCAATAACAATGGAGGTGGGCGTAAATCACTCTTTGCACCTTATCTTCCTCAAGCTAATATTCCAGAACTAATTCAAGAAGGAAGACTTGTAGCTGGTATTTTGAGAGttaataaaaagaacagatCTGATGCTTGGGTTTCTACCGATGGTGCTCTTGATGCAGACATTTACATTTGTGGCTCTAAAGATCGTAATAGAGCTCTTGAAGGTGATCTGGTTGCAGTGGAGTTATTAGTTGTTGACGACGTTTGGGAAtctaagaaagaaaaagaagagaagaagagaagaaaggaTGCTTCTATGCAACATGATCTGATTTCTTTAAACAGCAGTGACGACTACCACAACGATGCATCTGTCACTGCTGCAACAAGTAACAACTTCTTGTCTTCACTTTCGCCATCTGACTCGGCAAACAAAGATGATTCGTCTGTTAGAAGGAATAGATCATCAACTATTAATGATAGTGATTCTTTATCATCTCCTACCAAGACGGGAGTTAAGAGAAGAAGTTCATTGAAACAACGTCCaactcaaaagaaaaatgatgatgttGAGGTTGAAGGCCAATCATTGTTGTTAGTtgaggaagaggaaattAATGATAAATACAAGCCACTTTACGCGGGCCatgttgttgctgttttGGATCGTATCCCTGGCCAGTTATTTAGTGGTACATTGGGTTTATTGAGGCCATCTCAACAGGCTAATAGTGACAACAATAAACCACCACAAAGCCCAAAGATTGCTTGGTTCAAACCTACTGATAAGAAGGTCCCATTAATTGCAATTCCCACAGAATTGGCTCCTAAAGATTTTGTTGAGAATGCTGAAAAATACTCCGAAAAATTATTTGTTGCCTCTATCAAACGTTGGCCAATCACATCTTTGCATCCATTTGGTATTTTGGTTTCCGAACTTGGGGATATTCACGATCCTAATACTGAAATTGATTCTATTTTAAGGGATAACAATTTTCTCTCAAACGAATATCTGgatcaaaaaaatccacAGAGAGAAAAACCAAGTTTTCAGCCATTACCAATAACTGCTGAAAGTCTAGAGTGTAGACGGAACTTCACAGATGTTAACGAATACAATATCTTCGCAATTTCTGAGCTTGGATGGATCTCAGAATTTGCCTTGCACGTCAGGGATAACGGAAACGGCACTCTAGAGCTAGGTTGTCATGTTGTTGACGTAACTGGTCATATTGAAGAAGGTTCTTCTGTTGACAAGCGTGCCAGAAAGAGATCGTCAGCTGTGTTTATGCCTCAGAAACTTGTCAATTTACTGCCACAATCTTTCAATGATGAACTTTCATTAGCACCTGGTAAGGAGTCAGCCACGATATCGGTTGTTTACACCCTTGATTCATCTACTTTAAGAATCAAATCTACATGGGTAGGCGAATCCAAAATTTCTCCATCGAATATTCTATCCTTGGAACAGTTAGACGAAcaattatcaacagaaaGCCCTGGTAGCTACCTTTCTACTGTACAAGAAATCGCCAGGTCATTTTATGCTAGAAGAATAAATGACCCAGAAGCTAAACTGCTTCCCACATTATCTTTGTTGGAAAGCTTGGATGATGAGAAAGTTAAAGTTGACTTAAACATCTTGGATAGAACCCTAGGCTTTGTTataataaatgaaattaaaaaaaaagttaattCAACCGtagcagaaaaaatttacaCCAAGCTTGGTGATTTAGCTCTTTTGAGAAGACAGATGCAACCCATTGCAACCAAAATGGCATCATTCAGGAAGAAGACTCAAAATTTCGGGTACAATTTTGATACCAATACGGCGGATGAATTAATGAAAGCGGTACTAcaaattgaagatgatgatgttcGGGTTggaattgaaattttgctCTTCAAAACCATGCCAAGAGCTAGATACTTCATTTCTGGGAAAGTTGACCCAGACCAATATGGACATTATGCTCTGAACCTGCCTATCTACACACATTTCACAGCTCCAATGAGAAGATATGCAGACCATGTCGTTCATAGACAGTTAAAGTCCATTATACACGATGTTCCGTACACTGAAGATATGGAAGCTCTAAAGATTACTTCAGAGTATTGTAATTTTAAGAAGGACTGTGCTTACCAGGCACAAGAACAAGCAATTCATCTACTGCTATGTAAAACAATTAACGACATGGGCAACACTACTGGTCAACTATTAACAATGGCTACAGTCTTGCAGGTTTATGAGTCTTCCTTTGATGTCTTTATTCCAGAATTTGGGATTGAAAAAAGGGTTCATGGAGATCAACTTCCCTTGATCAAAGCAGAATTCGACGGTACAAATCGTGTTTTAGAGCTATATTGGCAACCTGGTGTAGATAGTGCAACTTTTATACCAGccgatgaaaaaaatccaaagtCCTATAGAAATTCCATTAAAAACAAATTCAGATCTACAGCCGCTGAAATTGCGAACATTGAACTTGACAAAGAGGCTGAAGCTGAACCATTGATTAGCGATCCATTAAGTAAAGAACTTAGCGATTTACATCTAACAGTACCAAGTTTAAGGCTACCATCAGTCAGCGATAACAAGCAAAATGCTTTGGATAAGTTTAGTTCTACTACTGAAACCAGAATCGAAAATGATAACTATATACAAGAAATACATGAGCTGCAAAAAATTCCCATTTTATTGAGAGCAGAAGTGGGAATGGCTCTGCCATGTTTAACTGTACGTGCATTAAATCCATTCATGAGGGGAGTATAA
- the MHR1 gene encoding mitochondrial 54S ribosomal protein mL67 (similar to Saccharomyces cerevisiae MHR1 (YDR296W); ancestral locus Anc_5.313), with protein sequence MKVNHSISRFRPASWFEKTKIIPPQVYIFRNLEYGQVLYSQFPNFSQKQIEKLFMRPNWSNRKPSLRRDIWKCMCVVNLQNYQQSVQLYQNLCRLRYLRDVAQRKESDKLRKKDSNGHVWYSGQYRPTYCQEAVADLRESLLKVFEGSAQAGNQTIHTKKPSIYWEDPWRMGDKDKRWKFKVFDVLGLEHKLIERVGNVAREESVILKELAKLEANSTNQTGVPSQ encoded by the coding sequence ATGAAAGTAAACCATTCAATTTCAAGATTTCGTCCGGCCTCATGGTTCGAAAAGACAAAGATAATTCCACCTCAGGTGTACATTTTTAGGAATCTGGAGTATGGACAGGTACTGTACTCTCAATTTCCCAACTTTTCTCAGAAGCAGATAGAAAAGCTGTTTATGAGACCAAACTGGAGCAACAGAAAGCCATCATTGAGAAGGGACATTTGGAAATGTATGTGCGTAGtaaatttacaaaattaCCAACAGAGTGTCCAGTTGTACCAGAATCTTTGCCGGTTGCGATACTTACGTGACGTGGCACAGCGTAAGGAGAGCGACAAGCTAAGGAAAAAGGACTCCAACGGGCACGTTTGGTATAGCGGGCAATACAGACCCACATATTGTCAAGAAGCGGTAGCAGACTTACGAGAGTCGTTGCTGAAGGTGTTTGAGGGTTCTGCACAAGCCGGAAACCAGACAATACACACCAAGAAACCGTCCATTTACTGGGAAGATCCGTGGAGAATGGGTGACAAAGACAAGCGCTGGAAGTTCAAAGTGTTCGATGTTTTGGGGTTGGAACACAAACTCATCGAGCGTGTAGGGAATGTCGCAAGGGAAGAAAGCGTAATTCTTAAAGAGTTAGCCAAGCTGGAAGCAAACTCTACGAACCAGACGGGAGTCCCTTCGCAGTAG
- the SUR2 gene encoding sphingosine hydroxylase (similar to Saccharomyces cerevisiae SUR2 (YDR297W); ancestral locus Anc_5.314), whose protein sequence is MNVTSNATAAGTFPLAFGLKTSFGFMHYAKAPAINLRVKESFLPEMSDGVLALVAPVVAYWALSGIFHVIDTFHLAERYRIHPSEEVAKRNKASRLHVFLEVILQHIIQTMVGLIFLHFEPTYMTGFEENAMWRLRADLPRIIPDAAIYYGYMYGVSAVKVFAGFLFVDTWQYFLHRLMHMNKTLYRWFHSVHHELYVPYAYGALFNNPVEGFLLDTLGTGIAMTLTHLTHREQIILFTFATMKTVDDHCGYALPLDPFQWLFPNNAVYHDIHHQQFGIKTNFAQPFFTFWDNLFQTNFKGFEEYQKKQRRVTIDKYKEFLQKRELEKKEKLKNFKAMNAAGNEVKKEQ, encoded by the coding sequence ATGAACGTAACATCGAATGCAACAGCAGCCGGAACCTTCCCGTTAGCATTTGGTTTGAAGACCTCATTTGGATTTATGCACTATGCCAAGGCACCCGCCATTAATTTACGCGTCAAGGAATCTTTCCTGCCGGAGATGAGTGATGGCGTTTTGGCCCTAGTTGCACCTGTCGTAGCCTACTGGGCATTGTCTGGTATATTCCATGTAATAGATACTTTTCATCTGGCTGAGAGGTACAGAATTCATCCCAGCGAAGAGGTTGCTAAGAGGAATAAAGCTTCCAGGTTGCATGTTTTCCTTGAAGTGATCTTGCAACACATCATCCAAACGATGGTTGGTCTCATCTTTTTGCACTTTGAACCCACTTACATGACTGGGTTTGAGGAAAACGCCATGTGGAGGCTTCGTGCGGATCTCCCTCGAATCATTCCAGATGCAGCTATTTACTATGGCTACATGTACGGAGTATCTGCCGTGAAGGTATTTGCTGGCTTTTTATTCGTTGACACATGGCAGTACTTCTTGCATAGATTGATGCACATGAACAAGACCTTGTATAGATGGTTCCATTCTGTTCATCATGAGCTATATGTCCCATATGCTTACGGTGCTCTTTTCAACAACCCTGTGGAAGGTTTTTTACTAGATACTTTGGGAACCGGTATTGCCATGACGTTAACCCATTTGACTCACAGAGAGCAGATCATTCTGTTCACTTTTGCCACTATGAAAACGGTAGATGATCACTGTGGGTATGCCTTGCCACTTGACCCATTCCAATGGCTCTTCCCCAACAATGCTGTTTATCATGATATTCATCATCAGCAGTTCGGTATTAAGACTAACTTTGCCCAAccatttttcactttctgGGACAATTTGTTCCAGACGAACTTCAAAGGTTTTGAAGAGTACCAAAAGAAGCAAAGACGTGTCACCATCGACAAGTATAAGGAGTTTTTACAGAAAAGagaattggaaaagaaggaaaaactCAAGAACTTTAAAGCTATGAACGCTGCTGGAAATGaagtaaagaaagaacagTAA